A window from Patagioenas fasciata isolate bPatFas1 chromosome 36, bPatFas1.hap1, whole genome shotgun sequence encodes these proteins:
- the ZWINT gene encoding outer kinetochore KNL1 complex subunit ZWINT isoform X3: MAGPLERARGLLGALEAALSPPGEDGDVPPQVLVEHLLDRRRKRKLLLTQLRVLQRLLQVLQCPDTPPALPDLRAAQAQARNSWRELKLGYGGALETLGGALPPTLARMGEGRRLQRRLQEAVTKHLQAQLHEALERRQQVQQRLEELRRQRDRQQGALQRLRGAELRRCRGLGRWSCENNAPCWWNSTGSQMLKGPREPPADWSRVQQGGGRARTPGSPKMGDWPNFFNKSHKKMKMTFGGGGGGEKWVGTQVSGPFNSPHPPKGPRRPGAI; the protein is encoded by the exons ATGGCGGGACCGCTGGAGCGCGCGCGGGG GCTGCTGGGTGCCCTGGAGGCCGCGCTGTCCCCGCCAGGGGAGGACGGGGACGTCCCCCCACAAGTCCTGGTCGAGCATCTGCTG GACAGACGGCGGAAGCGGAAGCTGCTCCTGACGCAGCTGCGGGTGCTGCAGCGCCTCCTGCAGGTTCTGCAGTGCCCTGACacccccccggccctgcccgaCCTGC GAGCGGCGCAGGCGCAGGCACGGAACAGCTGGCGGGAGCTGAAATTGGGGTACGGGGGGGCCCTGGAGACCCTGGGGGGGGCCCTGCCCCCCACCCTCGCCCGAATGGGGGAGGGGCGGCGCCTCCAGAGGCGGCTGCAGGAGGCGGTGACAAAG caCCTGCAGGCTCAGCTGCACGAGGCCCTGGAGAGACGGCAACAG GTGCAGCAGCGGCTGGAGGAGCTGCGGAGGCAGCGGGACCGCCAGCAGGGGGCGCTGCAGAGGCTGCGGGGGGCGGAGCTCAG ACGCTGTCGGGGGTTGGGCCGCTGGAGCTGCGAGAACAACGCCCCCTGCTGGTGGAACAGCACag GGTCTCAGATGCTTAAAGGACCACGAGAACCTCCAGCTGATTGGTCGAGAGTGCAACAAGGAGGGGGcagagcccggacgcctgggtcccctaaaatGGGGGATTGGCCAAATTTCTTCAATAAAAGCCATAAAAAGATGAAAATGAcatttggcgggggggggggaggagaaaagTGGGttgggacccaggtgtccgggcccTTTAATTCCCCCCACcctccaaagggacccaggcgtccgggggccaTTTAA
- the ZWINT gene encoding outer kinetochore KNL1 complex subunit ZWINT isoform X4, with amino-acid sequence MAGPLERARGLLGALEAALSPPGEDGDVPPQVLVEHLLDRRRKRKLLLTQLRVLQRLLQVLQCPDTPPALPDLRAAQAQARNSWRELKLGYGGALETLGGALPPTLARMGEGRRLQRRLQEAVTKHLQAQLHEALERRQQASGCRCSSGWRSCGGSGTASRGRCRGCGGRSSGSQMLKGPREPPADWSRVQQGGGRARTPGSPKMGDWPNFFNKSHKKMKMTFGGGGGGEKWVGTQVSGPFNSPHPPKGPRRPGAI; translated from the exons ATGGCGGGACCGCTGGAGCGCGCGCGGGG GCTGCTGGGTGCCCTGGAGGCCGCGCTGTCCCCGCCAGGGGAGGACGGGGACGTCCCCCCACAAGTCCTGGTCGAGCATCTGCTG GACAGACGGCGGAAGCGGAAGCTGCTCCTGACGCAGCTGCGGGTGCTGCAGCGCCTCCTGCAGGTTCTGCAGTGCCCTGACacccccccggccctgcccgaCCTGC GAGCGGCGCAGGCGCAGGCACGGAACAGCTGGCGGGAGCTGAAATTGGGGTACGGGGGGGCCCTGGAGACCCTGGGGGGGGCCCTGCCCCCCACCCTCGCCCGAATGGGGGAGGGGCGGCGCCTCCAGAGGCGGCTGCAGGAGGCGGTGACAAAG caCCTGCAGGCTCAGCTGCACGAGGCCCTGGAGAGACGGCAACAG gcgtccgggtgcagGTGCAGCAGCGGCTGGAGGAGCTGCGGAGGCAGCGGGACCGCCAGCAGGGGGCGCTGCAGAGGCTGCGGGGGGCGGAGCTCAG GGTCTCAGATGCTTAAAGGACCACGAGAACCTCCAGCTGATTGGTCGAGAGTGCAACAAGGAGGGGGcagagcccggacgcctgggtcccctaaaatGGGGGATTGGCCAAATTTCTTCAATAAAAGCCATAAAAAGATGAAAATGAcatttggcgggggggggggaggagaaaagTGGGttgggacccaggtgtccgggcccTTTAATTCCCCCCACcctccaaagggacccaggcgtccgggggccaTTTAA
- the ZWINT gene encoding outer kinetochore KNL1 complex subunit ZWINT isoform X2, with the protein MAGPLERARGLLGALEAALSPPGEDGDVPPQVLVEHLLDRRRKRKLLLTQLRVLQRLLQVLQCPDTPPALPDLRAAQAQARNSWRELKLGYGGALETLGGALPPTLARMGEGRRLQRRLQEAVTKHLQAQLHEALERRQQASGCRCSSGWRSCGGSGTASRGRCRGCGGRSSGAGPVVAFTRRCRGLGRWSCENNAPCWWNSTGSQMLKGPREPPADWSRVQQGGGRARTPGSPKMGDWPNFFNKSHKKMKMTFGGGGGGEKWVGTQVSGPFNSPHPPKGPRRPGAI; encoded by the exons ATGGCGGGACCGCTGGAGCGCGCGCGGGG GCTGCTGGGTGCCCTGGAGGCCGCGCTGTCCCCGCCAGGGGAGGACGGGGACGTCCCCCCACAAGTCCTGGTCGAGCATCTGCTG GACAGACGGCGGAAGCGGAAGCTGCTCCTGACGCAGCTGCGGGTGCTGCAGCGCCTCCTGCAGGTTCTGCAGTGCCCTGACacccccccggccctgcccgaCCTGC GAGCGGCGCAGGCGCAGGCACGGAACAGCTGGCGGGAGCTGAAATTGGGGTACGGGGGGGCCCTGGAGACCCTGGGGGGGGCCCTGCCCCCCACCCTCGCCCGAATGGGGGAGGGGCGGCGCCTCCAGAGGCGGCTGCAGGAGGCGGTGACAAAG caCCTGCAGGCTCAGCTGCACGAGGCCCTGGAGAGACGGCAACAG gcgtccgggtgcagGTGCAGCAGCGGCTGGAGGAGCTGCGGAGGCAGCGGGACCGCCAGCAGGGGGCGCTGCAGAGGCTGCGGGGGGCGGAGCTCAG GGGCGGGGCCGGTTGTCGCCTTTACCAGACGCTGTCGGGGGTTGGGCCGCTGGAGCTGCGAGAACAACGCCCCCTGCTGGTGGAACAGCACag GGTCTCAGATGCTTAAAGGACCACGAGAACCTCCAGCTGATTGGTCGAGAGTGCAACAAGGAGGGGGcagagcccggacgcctgggtcccctaaaatGGGGGATTGGCCAAATTTCTTCAATAAAAGCCATAAAAAGATGAAAATGAcatttggcgggggggggggaggagaaaagTGGGttgggacccaggtgtccgggcccTTTAATTCCCCCCACcctccaaagggacccaggcgtccgggggccaTTTAA
- the ZWINT gene encoding outer kinetochore KNL1 complex subunit ZWINT isoform X8, giving the protein MAGPLERARGLLGALEAALSPPGEDGDVPPQVLVEHLLDRRRKRKLLLTQLRVLQRLLQVLQCPDTPPALPDLRAAQAQARNSWRELKLGYGGALETLGGALPPTLARMGEGRRLQRRLQEAVTKHLQAQLHEALERRQQVQQRLEELRRQRDRQQGALQRLRGAELRVSDA; this is encoded by the exons ATGGCGGGACCGCTGGAGCGCGCGCGGGG GCTGCTGGGTGCCCTGGAGGCCGCGCTGTCCCCGCCAGGGGAGGACGGGGACGTCCCCCCACAAGTCCTGGTCGAGCATCTGCTG GACAGACGGCGGAAGCGGAAGCTGCTCCTGACGCAGCTGCGGGTGCTGCAGCGCCTCCTGCAGGTTCTGCAGTGCCCTGACacccccccggccctgcccgaCCTGC GAGCGGCGCAGGCGCAGGCACGGAACAGCTGGCGGGAGCTGAAATTGGGGTACGGGGGGGCCCTGGAGACCCTGGGGGGGGCCCTGCCCCCCACCCTCGCCCGAATGGGGGAGGGGCGGCGCCTCCAGAGGCGGCTGCAGGAGGCGGTGACAAAG caCCTGCAGGCTCAGCTGCACGAGGCCCTGGAGAGACGGCAACAG GTGCAGCAGCGGCTGGAGGAGCTGCGGAGGCAGCGGGACCGCCAGCAGGGGGCGCTGCAGAGGCTGCGGGGGGCGGAGCTCAG GGTCTCAGATGCTTAA
- the SLC35A2 gene encoding UDP-galactose translocator isoform X2, producing MAAAAAGGGGDGDRDRAGTTKGSRRLRLASLGVLVLQNASLVLSIRYVRTRPGERFLPSTAVVLAEAMKGTAGLVLLLLQHRGSVRQTALALQDAVLGHVGDTLRLAVPSLIYTFQNNLQYVAISNLPAATFQVTYQLKILTTAVFSVLLLGTSLSRTQWVSLALLFLGVALVQTDQLQPSPTSPSPAPGPPQNQLVGLAAVVTSCLSSGFAGVYFERLLKSTGGSIWLRNVQLGAVGTVVALLAMLLAEGSSVAALGFFYGYNAAVWAVVVNQAAGGLLVAVVVRYADNILKGFATALAVVASTAASVQLFGFRPRAPFLAGTAMVLLAVYLYGRPARDQGHAGQPGAPGRGHGGDKFSSKDKSF from the exons ATggcagcggcggcagcgggaggaggaggcGACGGCGACAGAGACCGAGCGGGAACGACCAAAG GTTCCCGCCGGCTCCGCCTGGccagcctgggggtgctggtgctgcagaacGCGTCGCTGGTTCTCAGCATCCGGTACGTGCGGACGCGGCCCGGGGAGCGGTTCCTGCCCAGCACCGCCGTGGTGCTGGCCGAGGCCATGAAGGGGACGGCCgggctggtcctgctgctgctgcagcaccgcG GCAGCGTGCGGCAGACGGCGCTGGCGCTGCAGGACGCGGTGCtgggacacgttggggacacgCTGCGTCTGGCTGTCCCCTCCCTCATCTACACCTTCCAGAACAACCTGCAGTACGTGGCCATCTCCAACCTGCCCGCGGCCACCTtccag gtcaCCTACCAGCTGAAGATCCTGACCACGGCCGTGTtctcggtgctgctgctgggcACGTCGCTGTCCCGCACGCAGTGGGTGTCCCTGGCGCTGCTGTTCCTGGGGGTGGCCCTGGTGCAAACCGACCAGCTGCAGCCGTCCCCGACGTCCCCGTCCCCAGCTCCGGGTCCTCCCCAGAACCAGCTGGTGGGGCTGGCGGCCGTCGTCACCTCCTGCTTGTCCTCGGGTTTCGCCGGCGTCTACTTCGAGCGGCTTCTCAAGAGCACGGGCGGCTCCATTTGGCTACGCAACGTCCAGCTGGGCGCCGTGGGCACCGTGGTGGCGTTGCTGGCCATGCTGCTGGCCGAGGGCTCCTCGGTGGCCGCGTTGGGCTTCTTCTACGGCTACAACGCGGCCGTGTGGGCCGTGGTGGTGAACCAGGCGGCCGGCGGGCTGCTGGTGGCCGTGGTGGTGAGATACGCCGACAACATCCTCAAGGGTTTCGCCACGGCGCTGGCGGTGGTGGCGTCGACCGCGGCGTCCGTGCAGTTGTTCGGCTTCCGGCCGCGGGCGCCGTTCCTGGCCGGGACGGCCATGGTGCTGTTGGCCGTGTACCTGTACGGGCGCCCGGCGCGGGACCAGGGCCACGCGGGACAGCCGGGCGCCCCGGGAcgaggacacgggggggacaa gTTTTCCTCCAAGGACAAAAGCTTCTGA
- the ZWINT gene encoding outer kinetochore KNL1 complex subunit ZWINT isoform X6 → MAGPLERARGLLGALEAALSPPGEDGDVPPQVLVEHLLDRRRKRKLLLTQLRVLQRLLQVLQCPDTPPALPDLRAAQAQARNSWRELKLGYGGALETLGGALPPTLARMGEGRRLQRRLQEAVTKHLQAQLHEALERRQQVQQRLEELRRQRDRQQGALQRLRGAELRCLGGTQALGKGPRRPGGDPGVRGRRGGAGCRLYQTLSGVGPLELREQRPLLVEQHRVSDA, encoded by the exons ATGGCGGGACCGCTGGAGCGCGCGCGGGG GCTGCTGGGTGCCCTGGAGGCCGCGCTGTCCCCGCCAGGGGAGGACGGGGACGTCCCCCCACAAGTCCTGGTCGAGCATCTGCTG GACAGACGGCGGAAGCGGAAGCTGCTCCTGACGCAGCTGCGGGTGCTGCAGCGCCTCCTGCAGGTTCTGCAGTGCCCTGACacccccccggccctgcccgaCCTGC GAGCGGCGCAGGCGCAGGCACGGAACAGCTGGCGGGAGCTGAAATTGGGGTACGGGGGGGCCCTGGAGACCCTGGGGGGGGCCCTGCCCCCCACCCTCGCCCGAATGGGGGAGGGGCGGCGCCTCCAGAGGCGGCTGCAGGAGGCGGTGACAAAG caCCTGCAGGCTCAGCTGCACGAGGCCCTGGAGAGACGGCAACAG GTGCAGCAGCGGCTGGAGGAGCTGCGGAGGCAGCGGGACCGCCAGCAGGGGGCGCTGCAGAGGCTGCGGGGGGCGGAGCTCAG gtgtttgggagggacccaggcgttggggaagggacccaggcgtccgggaggggacccaggcgtccggggccgtAGGGGCGGGGCCGGTTGTCGCCTTTACCAGACGCTGTCGGGGGTTGGGCCGCTGGAGCTGCGAGAACAACGCCCCCTGCTGGTGGAACAGCACag GGTCTCAGATGCTTAA
- the ZWINT gene encoding outer kinetochore KNL1 complex subunit ZWINT isoform X1 → MAGPLERARGLLGALEAALSPPGEDGDVPPQVLVEHLLDRRRKRKLLLTQLRVLQRLLQVLQCPDTPPALPDLRAAQAQARNSWRELKLGYGGALETLGGALPPTLARMGEGRRLQRRLQEAVTKHLQAQLHEALERRQQASGCRCSSGWRSCGGSGTASRGRCRGCGGRSSGVWEGPRRWGRDPGVREGTQASGAVGAGPVVAFTRRCRGLGRWSCENNAPCWWNSTGSQMLKGPREPPADWSRVQQGGGRARTPGSPKMGDWPNFFNKSHKKMKMTFGGGGGGEKWVGTQVSGPFNSPHPPKGPRRPGAI, encoded by the exons ATGGCGGGACCGCTGGAGCGCGCGCGGGG GCTGCTGGGTGCCCTGGAGGCCGCGCTGTCCCCGCCAGGGGAGGACGGGGACGTCCCCCCACAAGTCCTGGTCGAGCATCTGCTG GACAGACGGCGGAAGCGGAAGCTGCTCCTGACGCAGCTGCGGGTGCTGCAGCGCCTCCTGCAGGTTCTGCAGTGCCCTGACacccccccggccctgcccgaCCTGC GAGCGGCGCAGGCGCAGGCACGGAACAGCTGGCGGGAGCTGAAATTGGGGTACGGGGGGGCCCTGGAGACCCTGGGGGGGGCCCTGCCCCCCACCCTCGCCCGAATGGGGGAGGGGCGGCGCCTCCAGAGGCGGCTGCAGGAGGCGGTGACAAAG caCCTGCAGGCTCAGCTGCACGAGGCCCTGGAGAGACGGCAACAG gcgtccgggtgcagGTGCAGCAGCGGCTGGAGGAGCTGCGGAGGCAGCGGGACCGCCAGCAGGGGGCGCTGCAGAGGCTGCGGGGGGCGGAGCTCAG gtgtttgggagggacccaggcgttggggaagggacccaggcgtccgggaggggacccaggcgtccggggccgtAGGGGCGGGGCCGGTTGTCGCCTTTACCAGACGCTGTCGGGGGTTGGGCCGCTGGAGCTGCGAGAACAACGCCCCCTGCTGGTGGAACAGCACag GGTCTCAGATGCTTAAAGGACCACGAGAACCTCCAGCTGATTGGTCGAGAGTGCAACAAGGAGGGGGcagagcccggacgcctgggtcccctaaaatGGGGGATTGGCCAAATTTCTTCAATAAAAGCCATAAAAAGATGAAAATGAcatttggcgggggggggggaggagaaaagTGGGttgggacccaggtgtccgggcccTTTAATTCCCCCCACcctccaaagggacccaggcgtccgggggccaTTTAA
- the ZWINT gene encoding outer kinetochore KNL1 complex subunit ZWINT isoform X5: MAGPLERARGLLGALEAALSPPGEDGDVPPQVLVEHLLDRRRKRKLLLTQLRVLQRLLQVLQCPDTPPALPDLRAAQAQARNSWRELKLGYGGALETLGGALPPTLARMGEGRRLQRRLQEAVTKHLQAQLHEALERRQQASGCRCSSGWRSCGGSGTASRGRCRGCGGRSSDAVGGWAAGAARTTPPAGGTAQGLRCLKDHENLQLIGRECNKEGAEPGRLGPLKWGIGQISSIKAIKR; this comes from the exons ATGGCGGGACCGCTGGAGCGCGCGCGGGG GCTGCTGGGTGCCCTGGAGGCCGCGCTGTCCCCGCCAGGGGAGGACGGGGACGTCCCCCCACAAGTCCTGGTCGAGCATCTGCTG GACAGACGGCGGAAGCGGAAGCTGCTCCTGACGCAGCTGCGGGTGCTGCAGCGCCTCCTGCAGGTTCTGCAGTGCCCTGACacccccccggccctgcccgaCCTGC GAGCGGCGCAGGCGCAGGCACGGAACAGCTGGCGGGAGCTGAAATTGGGGTACGGGGGGGCCCTGGAGACCCTGGGGGGGGCCCTGCCCCCCACCCTCGCCCGAATGGGGGAGGGGCGGCGCCTCCAGAGGCGGCTGCAGGAGGCGGTGACAAAG caCCTGCAGGCTCAGCTGCACGAGGCCCTGGAGAGACGGCAACAG gcgtccgggtgcagGTGCAGCAGCGGCTGGAGGAGCTGCGGAGGCAGCGGGACCGCCAGCAGGGGGCGCTGCAGAGGCTGCGGGGGGCGGAGCTCAG ACGCTGTCGGGGGTTGGGCCGCTGGAGCTGCGAGAACAACGCCCCCTGCTGGTGGAACAGCACag GGTCTCAGATGCTTAAAGGACCACGAGAACCTCCAGCTGATTGGTCGAGAGTGCAACAAGGAGGGGGcagagcccggacgcctgggtcccctaaaatGGGGGATTGGCCAAATTTCTTCAATAAAAGCCATAAAAAGATGA
- the ZWINT gene encoding outer kinetochore KNL1 complex subunit ZWINT isoform X7: MAGPLERARGLLGALEAALSPPGEDGDVPPQVLVEHLLDRRRKRKLLLTQLRVLQRLLQVLQCPDTPPALPDLRAAQAQARNSWRELKLGYGGALETLGGALPPTLARMGEGRRLQRRLQEAVTKHLQAQLHEALERRQQVQQRLEELRRQRDRQQGALQRLRGAELRGGAGCRLYQTLSGVGPLELREQRPLLVEQHRVSDA; encoded by the exons ATGGCGGGACCGCTGGAGCGCGCGCGGGG GCTGCTGGGTGCCCTGGAGGCCGCGCTGTCCCCGCCAGGGGAGGACGGGGACGTCCCCCCACAAGTCCTGGTCGAGCATCTGCTG GACAGACGGCGGAAGCGGAAGCTGCTCCTGACGCAGCTGCGGGTGCTGCAGCGCCTCCTGCAGGTTCTGCAGTGCCCTGACacccccccggccctgcccgaCCTGC GAGCGGCGCAGGCGCAGGCACGGAACAGCTGGCGGGAGCTGAAATTGGGGTACGGGGGGGCCCTGGAGACCCTGGGGGGGGCCCTGCCCCCCACCCTCGCCCGAATGGGGGAGGGGCGGCGCCTCCAGAGGCGGCTGCAGGAGGCGGTGACAAAG caCCTGCAGGCTCAGCTGCACGAGGCCCTGGAGAGACGGCAACAG GTGCAGCAGCGGCTGGAGGAGCTGCGGAGGCAGCGGGACCGCCAGCAGGGGGCGCTGCAGAGGCTGCGGGGGGCGGAGCTCAG GGGCGGGGCCGGTTGTCGCCTTTACCAGACGCTGTCGGGGGTTGGGCCGCTGGAGCTGCGAGAACAACGCCCCCTGCTGGTGGAACAGCACag GGTCTCAGATGCTTAA
- the SLC35A2 gene encoding UDP-galactose translocator isoform X1, with the protein MAAAAAGGGGDGDRDRAGTTKGSRRLRLASLGVLVLQNASLVLSIRYVRTRPGERFLPSTAVVLAEAMKGTAGLVLLLLQHRGSVRQTALALQDAVLGHVGDTLRLAVPSLIYTFQNNLQYVAISNLPAATFQVTYQLKILTTAVFSVLLLGTSLSRTQWVSLALLFLGVALVQTDQLQPSPTSPSPAPGPPQNQLVGLAAVVTSCLSSGFAGVYFERLLKSTGGSIWLRNVQLGAVGTVVALLAMLLAEGSSVAALGFFYGYNAAVWAVVVNQAAGGLLVAVVVFLQGQKLLMDPPGPIGNIWTPPPSPIGTIWSPPGPIDAPQGPADPALMSILG; encoded by the exons ATggcagcggcggcagcgggaggaggaggcGACGGCGACAGAGACCGAGCGGGAACGACCAAAG GTTCCCGCCGGCTCCGCCTGGccagcctgggggtgctggtgctgcagaacGCGTCGCTGGTTCTCAGCATCCGGTACGTGCGGACGCGGCCCGGGGAGCGGTTCCTGCCCAGCACCGCCGTGGTGCTGGCCGAGGCCATGAAGGGGACGGCCgggctggtcctgctgctgctgcagcaccgcG GCAGCGTGCGGCAGACGGCGCTGGCGCTGCAGGACGCGGTGCtgggacacgttggggacacgCTGCGTCTGGCTGTCCCCTCCCTCATCTACACCTTCCAGAACAACCTGCAGTACGTGGCCATCTCCAACCTGCCCGCGGCCACCTtccag gtcaCCTACCAGCTGAAGATCCTGACCACGGCCGTGTtctcggtgctgctgctgggcACGTCGCTGTCCCGCACGCAGTGGGTGTCCCTGGCGCTGCTGTTCCTGGGGGTGGCCCTGGTGCAAACCGACCAGCTGCAGCCGTCCCCGACGTCCCCGTCCCCAGCTCCGGGTCCTCCCCAGAACCAGCTGGTGGGGCTGGCGGCCGTCGTCACCTCCTGCTTGTCCTCGGGTTTCGCCGGCGTCTACTTCGAGCGGCTTCTCAAGAGCACGGGCGGCTCCATTTGGCTACGCAACGTCCAGCTGGGCGCCGTGGGCACCGTGGTGGCGTTGCTGGCCATGCTGCTGGCCGAGGGCTCCTCGGTGGCCGCGTTGGGCTTCTTCTACGGCTACAACGCGGCCGTGTGGGCCGTGGTGGTGAACCAGGCGGCCGGCGGGCTGCTGGTGGCCGTGGTG gTTTTCCTCCAAGGACAAAAGCTTCTGATGGACCCCCCAGGCCCTATAGGAAACATATGGACCCCCCCCCCAAGCCCTATAGGGACCATATGGTCCCCCCCAGGCCCTATAGACGCTCCCCAGGGCCCTGCGGATCCCGCATTAATGTCCATTTTGGGATAA